One stretch of Nicotiana tabacum cultivar K326 chromosome 18, ASM71507v2, whole genome shotgun sequence DNA includes these proteins:
- the LOC107803718 gene encoding proline-rich receptor-like protein kinase PERK1 (The RefSeq protein has 1 substitution, 1 non-frameshifting indel compared to this genomic sequence), which produces MSSPTPGASPAPTSPPAPPTNSTSPPPTAVASPPALPAQAPPPTSPTPPATTPPPTASASPPPPSTSAPSSSTPPPPTTQSTPEPSGSPPSPPSPPSGSSPSPPAPSGSGRSPAGPRGGGGSSTSSPASDEGSSGVSTGLVVGIAIGGVLILAVLSLLFICCSRRKKRRNHGPVEYYPPAQPPPMGYKADPYGDPVHHWQHNAPSPADHVVSIPPKPSPPPAGASRPPHSPVTASSLQPPPPPPYMSSSGASSNYSGFDPLPPPSPGMVLGFSKSTFTYEELVRATDGFSNANLLGQGGFGYVHRGVLPNGKEVAVKQLKAGSGQGEREFQAEVEIISRVHHKHLVSLVGYCITGSQRLLVYEFVPNNTLEFHLHGKGRPPLDWPIRLKIALGSAKGLAYLHEDCQPKIIHRDIKAANILVDFNFEAKVADFGLAKLTSDVNTHVSTRVMGTFGYLAPEYASSGKLTEKSDVFSYGIMLLELITGRRPVDSSQTYMDDSLVDWARPQLTRALEDEKFDSLIDPRLGNDYNHNEVARMVACAAACVRHSARRRPRMSQVVRALEGDVSLSDLNEGIRPGHSTVYSSHGSSDYDASQYNEDMKKFRKMALGSQEYGSTGQYSNPTSEYGLYPSGSSSEGQPTREMEMGRTKKDSRGFSGSKGFIGSS; this is translated from the exons ATGTCCTCTCCGACGCCGGGAGCTTCCCCTGCTCCCACATCGCCTCCGGCGCCTCCTACTAACTCTACTTCTCCGCCGCCAACTGCGGTGGCCTCACCACCAGCTCTTCCTGCACAAGCTCCTCCTCCTACTAGCCCTACGCCACCGGCCACCACTCCTCCGCCCACGGCCTCTGCCTCTCCTCCACCACCTTCCACCTCTGCTCCTTCCTCCTCCACCCCACCTCCACCAACAACACAATCAACCCCAGAACCATCTGGGTCTCCTCCTTCGCCACCTTCTCCGCCGTCTGGTTCTTCGCCTTCACCGCCGGCACCTTCAGGGTCAGGGAGGTCTCCGGCGGGTCCTAGAGGAGGAGGAGGTTCGTCGACTTCCTCACCGGCGTCAGATGAAGGGTCCTCGGGCGTATCGACCGGACTGGTGGTGGGAATAGCCATTGGGGGCGTTCTGATTCTGGCAGTGTTGAGTTTGTTGTTCATATGTTGCAGcaggaggaagaagaggagaAATCATGGTCCAGTTGAGTACTATCCTCCTGCACAACCACCACCTATGGGGTATAAAG CTGACCCTTATGGTGACCCTGTGCACCATTGGCAACATAATGCTCCATCACCTGCCGATCATGTTGTTTCAATTCCACCAAAACCATCTCCGCCACCTGCAGGGGCTTCACGACCTCCACACTCTCCAGTTACCGCTTCTTCACTTCAACCTCCTCCGCCTCCACCTTACATGAGCAGCAGTGGAGCTTCGTCCAATTATTCGGGGTTTGATCCACTTCCACCACCTTCTCCTGGAATGGTTTTAGGATTCTCAAAGAGCACATTCACATATGAGGAATTGGTGCGGGCAACTGATGGCTTCTCGAATGCTAACCTTCTCGGACAAGGTGGTTTTGGCTATGTGCATAGAGGGGTCCTTCCTAATGGCAAAGAGGTTGCAGTCAAACAGCTAAAAGCTGGAAGTGGACAGGGTGAGCGTGAATTCCAAGCAGAGGTTGAGATCATTAGCCGAGTACATCACAAACATCTTGTTTCTCTAGTTGGATACTGCATAACTGGGTCCCAGAGACTGCTTGTCTACGAGTTTGTTCCAAATAACACCTTGGAATTCCACTTACATG GAAAGGGAAGGCCTCCATTGGATTGGCCCATCCGACTGAAGATTGCTCTAGGATCTGCTAAAGGACTGGCATATTTGCATGAAGACT GTCAACCTAAAATCATTCATCGAGATATCAAGGCAGCAAATATACTTGTTGACTTTAACTTTGAGGCTAAG GTTGCCGATTTTGGACTTGCGAAGTTAACATCTGATGTTAATACTCATGTCTCTACTAGAGTGATGGGAACTTTTGG GTATTTGGCTCCTGAATATGCTTCTTCTGGAAAACTTACGGAGAAGTCTGATGTATTCTCCTATGGAATAATGCTTCTAGAGTTGATCACCGGACGTCGTCCTGTTGACTCTAGTCAAACATACATGGATGATAGTTTAGTTGACTGG GCAAGGCCTCAGCTTACACGAGCTCTTGAAGACGAGAAGTTTGATTCCCTAATTGATCCACGTTTAGGAAATGATTATAACCATAATGAGGTAGCTCGGATGGTTGCTTGTGCTGCTGCTTGTGTGCGTCATTCAGCAAGGCGTCGACCACGCATGAGTCAG GTTGTCAGAGCTCTGGAAGGAGATGTGTCATTGTCCGATCTTAATGAAGGGATTAGACCTGGACACAGCACAGTATACAGTTCACATGGAAGTTCAGATTATGACGCATCACAGTATAACGAAGACATGAAAAAATTCAGGAAGATGGCATTAGGAAGCCAGGAATATGGCAGCACTGGCCAATACAGTAATCCAACAAGTGAGTATGGTTTATATCCTTCTGGATCAAGCAGCGAAGGCCAACAGACGAGGGAAATGGAAATGGAAATGGGTAGGACGAAAAAAGACAGTAGAGGTTTCAGTGGAAGTAAAGGATTTATTGGAAGTTCTTGA